A window of Flavobacterium psychrophilum genomic DNA:
AAGAAAGGTGTCGGTAGTTCCAAGAATGGTAGGGAATCAGAATCGAAACGTCTAGGCGTTAAGATTTATGGAGGACAGGCTGCTATTGCCGGTAACATTATCGTAAGACAAAGAGGTTCTAAGCACAATCCGGGTGAAAACGTTTACATGGGGAAAGATCATACTCTTCATGCAAAAGTTGCCGGAGTAGTGAAATTCCAGAAGAAAGGTGATAACAAATCTTTCGTTTCTATAGTTCCATTCGAAGCTTAGTAGTAAACCTACAAATTATATAAAAACCCATCCGCTTAAGCGCGATGGGTTTTTTATTTGGTTAAAGTTGCATTGCAATCGATTATCTAACTACCGGAAACTGACAACCTTTAACTAAGTTCTTAATATTGCTAAAAAGTCATCCCGGTCTATTTCACGGGCTCCGAGGCTTTCAAGGTGGTTGTTGTGTACCTGACAGTCTAAAAGCCTGTAATTTGCCAATTTTAGCTGTTGTACTAATGCTATAAAGCCAATCTTGCTTGCATTACTTACCTTGGAGAACATGCTTTCTCCACAAAATATATGGCCAAGGTCTATTCCGTACAATCCGCCAACCAGCTCATCGTCCTGCCAGACCTCTACCGATTTTGCAAAACCTAATTCATGAAGCCTGCAATACGCCTCAGTCATATCATCGGTTATCCACGTTCCGGGCTGTCCGTCACGTTTAATGTCACGGCAATTTATAATTACGTCCCTAAACGCTGTATTAAAAGTTATACTAAATTGCTTTCGGTTAATGATATTACGCATGCTTTTCGAGACTTTTAATTCGTCTAAAAACAAGACCATCCTTTCGGGAGGGCTCCACCACAATATGGGCTCATCATCTTCAAACCAAGGGAAAATTCCATTTCTGTATGCCAGCATAAGCCGCTCTGCGGAAAGGTCGCCACCTATTGCTACTATTCCTTCGGGCGATGCCTGATTAACATTTGGAAAGTATAATTCGCGCGACAAGAAATACATAATAAACAGTTTCCGGTAAAATTAATTCATAAAAGTGTAACGAAAGTTTGAAAAATGTACTTTTAAAAGCTTTTTTGTTATATAATAATTTTTTAACAATCTTGTAAGGTTTGGTGTAAGGTTTTTCGGTATTAGTATTGTAATTTTGTCATGAAATAATAAATTATAAGCCGTAAAGGCTAGATATATACCGCAAGGTAAGTTATCTCATAATTTGTGTTTTAGCTAAATTTTTAGGAAGACTGGTGGTTCGGTCTTCCTTTTTTTATGTCTTTGAATAAGATGTAATAATTTTTTTTGCGTTGATATTTTAATTATACTGGCTTTATGAAATCATTGATCCTAATTTTAGCACTTTCATTTTTTACTATTACATCTGCACAGGATTTTACAAAAGATACTATTCAATTGAATAATATAGACATAAAAAGATCTAAAAAGAGAGTAGTTTCAACTAAACTCAGTTCATTTTGCTCTTATATATGTAATCTTCGCTCTGAACATGTTACTCTCATTGATAAATTGCCTGAGGGATTTTTAAAGTCTGTTAGTTTTAAGTTTAATTCCCGTGGTATGGGAATGGCGGACTATAAACACTACCAAACCATAACTGTTGAACTCATTTTTTATGAGGTAAACGCTAACAATACTCCCGGTGAGCGTATAAATCATTCTGCGGCGGTTCTTACGGTTGATAAAGACTTTCATGGCAAGATGGTAATTGATGTTTCTAAGCTAAATATTAAAAGCCCAGGGAAAATATTTGTTGGATTAAAAAGGGTTAACCCTGCCAACATAAAGAAATACGATTTTGTTGTAGATGGTATCTGTGGGCCTAAAGAAGAATACACTTCCTACTTTAGAGCTAATGATAACGGCAAATGGTATAGGGATAAATCTATGCCCGGCCTTAAAATGACAGTAAAACTGGAACAGCTATAAAAAGAAAAGACCAAACTTGCGTTTGGCCTTTTTGTATTTACTAGAATGGTAAATCGTCGTGCTCTTCTTCTTTAAAGTTATTAGCAGGTTCAAAACGGTCGGTGTTAGCGGCCGGTGCCTGGTTATAACCCTGTGGAGGCTGGTTGTAGCCCTGAGGTGCTTGTTGGTATCCGCCTTGTTGTGGCGCTTCAGCTCCTGCTTTTTCAATTCTCCAGCCCTGTATAGAGTTAAAGTATTTTGTTTCACCTTGTGGGTTAACCCATTCTCTACCTCTAAGGTTTATGGAAACTTTTACAGGCTCTCCTACAGTATATGTATTAAGCAGGTCGCATTTGTCCTGCGTAAATTCTATTATAATATGCTGTGGATACTGCTCATCTGTAGTAATTACTACTTCTCTTTTTCTAAAACCGTTAGCTCCAAAAGCTTTGGTTTCGTCAATCATCTTAATTCTTCCTGAAACTTCCATATTGTTTGTTGTTATTTTCTGCCTGGCGGCAGCTATCGTTAATAATTAAAAATCTTTTTTAGCCAGCAGCACTTTCCATGCGGCTGCAACTTCATTGTTGTCAAGGAGTTCTTTGGCTTTATGGAATCTTTTTCCTTCGTCATCAGAGCTTAAAATAGCTTTCATATCAAAGCTCTCCTTTACAAATATACTAACTTCTTCGTCGGTAGGCAATGTTTCTGTGTTGCCAAGTTTGCCTAAGTCGTTTCCGTTAAATACATTACTCTTTTTAATAAATGCCGGAATAGCGTCAACCCCTATGCCCAGTGTGGTAAGCGGTTTTTCAACTTCAAAAAGCCCTTCTGCACTGCGTGAGTACCAGTTGCCGCCAAGGCGGGATACAAGGTCAATTTTATGTTGGTCTATACCTCCGTTAGCATCCAGTATGCTTTCGTCGATATGAATTTTCATTACTTCACATAAAATAAGGTTACCTGCGCCTCCTTCTGTGCCAAGGGCTATTATTTCATTCACGCGGCATTCAAACTGAACCGGTGCTTCTTTTACCCTAAAAGGCTTAACAGTATCTGATGGCAGCATTGTAAACCCTGCTTTCTCAAATTCATTTACACCAGCAGCATATTCTGTACTGGCTAACGATACCTGTTCTACCATAGCATAATTCACCACATTTATGACAACTTCGCGTGTAAGCTCGGCGTTCATCAGGGTGTGCTTTGTGGTATTGTCACGAACCCTTCGCGAAGGCGAAAAGATAAGTATAGGCGGGTTAGAACTAAATATGTTGAAAAAACTGAACGGCGACAAATTGGGTATGTTGTTGCGGTCTACGGTACTGGCAAGTGCTATTGGCCTTGGACCCACGGCACTTTGCAGGTATCCGTGCAGTTTTGGTGTTGTAAGTTCTTTAGGATCTATAGTGAGCATGGTTGCTTGTTAGTTTTTACAAAGATACTTTTTCTCTTGTACTCATTTGGGCAGTGTTGATAAAATATATTCACAATACAATCGTTAGTATAACCCACGCCTTCAGTCATTGCTTTTTACTATCTTTAAACCACAAATTTTACTTTATGCAATTTACCGATAACAGGAATGTAACGCGTTGGATAATTATTGCGGCATCCTTTTTTATTGTACTCTCTATACTTTGGAATACCTATAATTTCTTCACCATTTTTAAACAGGACGAAAGAAAAAAAGTTGAGCTCCTGGCACAATCTTACATGATGATCAATAACACACAAGGTAATTTTGATCTGGAACTTCCTTTTGAGATATTAAGGAGTAACAGTACTGTCCCTGTAATTATCACAGATGCAAAAGATAGCATTATTACCTCTGCCAACCTGCCGGACAATATTGAAAATGATACTATAAGAAAAAAAGAATACCTGCAGGGATTAAAACAGAGTGATACCTATATTACATTAAAAGTAGGCAAGGGAGCTACACAAACGCTCTATTACGGTAGTTCGCAGCTTCTGAATAATCTTAAGTATTATCCTATTACCTTAGTGATAATAGTTATTCTTTTTGCTGCTATTGTGTTTATCTTTTATCGTGCCAGCCGTATGGCTACCCAAAACAGGCTTTGGGCGGGTATGGCAAAAGAAACAGCGCACCAGATAGGTACTCCGTTATCATCATTGCTTGGATGGATTGAAATAATGAAGGCTGACGATGTAGATGAGACTACAGTGACCGAGATTGAAAAAGATGTGCAGCGCTTACAGATTATTGCCGAACGTTTTAGCAAGGTAGGGTCGGAACCTGTATTGGAAGAAAGGGATATTGTAGCTGAGACCGAAAAGTCTTTTGAATATTTACGTTCCAGAGCTTCTAAGCAGGTAGAATTCTTTTTTATGGCACCGAATCATCCGGTTAATGTTATGATCAATCCTGAGCTGCATAGCTGGACAGTAGAGAATCTTGTAAAGAACGCTATCGATGCCATGAAGGGCAAAGGGAGGCTCGATGTTGTTATTCAGGAAAACGAAAAGTTTATACGAATTAAGGTGAGCGATACCGGCAAGGGTATTCCTAAAAGCCAGTTCAAAAAGGTTTTTGAACCCGGTTTTACTACCAAAAGAAGAGGGTGGGGACTAGGGCTGTCTTTAACCAAACGTATTGTAGAAGAATATCATAAGGGTAAAATTAAAGTACTTTCTTCTGAAGTTGGAAAAGGCACAGTAATGCAGGCCAGTTATAAAAAGTTATAAAAAAAGCGGGAATTTCAATTCCCGCTTTTTTCATTATTATGGTACACTTGTAAAAATGTAAGTCAGTTTCACATTATTAAAAGTTGCTTCCAGTTCCAGTTCTTTAGAATTCAACTTTGTAATGGTGTATGAAATTGTTTCAGTCCCGATTATAGTAGTAAGCTGATTGTTTTCCTGAATCAGTGTGTAGCTTCCTAAAGTTACCGTTGGGTCTTGTTGGCAATCTGCAGAATATATACTTTTTCGTGCAATGTTATTTGCTTGAAATTCAAGAAAATCTTTTCCGCATGCCTGGTGTGTGTAAGGCTGTGGTTTTTGTGTTCCGGTTTTAGTTGCCGAATAGAACCATCTCTTTAAAAGCTGTTCTGTGTTTACAGTTGGGGTTTTAGACTTGTCATCATCAGATGAACATGCAGTTAAGCAAAACAATATAATTGCCAGTCCCAGTAATTTTTTCATAACTCTTCGTGTTAAATTTTCTCTGCAATGATAGAAAATATTATTATAACATTTGTTAATATCCTTATAATAAAAAACCACGCATTGCGTGGTTTTATTGTGTTGCAACGGGAATCTTTTCCCTATAGATTGTCAGCAATGGCTTTAGCCAATGCTTCAAACTCTTCTTTTTCAAGCTTTACTTTATTGATAAAACGCATTTCATCCATTTCGTTAAGCGGAATAAGGTGTACATGGGTATGAGGTACCTCAAGCCCAACAACAGCTACGCCTACACGTTTGCATGGTACGGTTTTTTCCAGCGCTATGGCTACTTTGCGCGAAAACTTCATAAGGCCAAGGTAAAGTTCCTCGTCCATATCAAAGATCTTGTTGATTTCCTGTTTCGGTATGCAAAGGGTATGTCCTTTTGCATTTGGATTTACGTCCAGAAAAGCAAGAAAGTTCTCGTCTTCGGTTATTTTGTATGCCGGTATTTCGCCGTTGATAATTTTAGTAAATATTGAACTCATAGTTTTAGTCTCTTGTTATTTCAAGAACATCAAATTTAAGCGTTCCGTTAGGTACCTGTATTTCGGCAGTTTCTCCAACCGATTTTCCAAGAAGCCCTTTCCCGATAGGTGATGTAACCGATATTTTTCCGGTTTTAAGATCCGCTTCGCTTTCAGCAACAAGAGTATATTTCATCTCCATGCCGTTAGACTGGTTTTTTATTTTCACGGTGCTAAGTACTAGTGCTTTAGATGTGTCAAGCTGCGACTCATCGATAAGTCTTGCATTAGAAACAAGCTCTTCCATTTTAGATATTTTAAGTTCTAAAAGGCCCTGCGCTTCTTTAGCGGCATCATACTCTGCATTTTCAGAAAGGTCACCTTTGTCTCTTGCTTCAGCAATAGCAGCAGAAGCTTTTGGCCTCTCAATACTTTTAAGCTGATCAAGCTCGTCCCTTAATTTTTTTAAACCTTCTGCGGTGTAATAAGATACTGTACTCATAACTTCGTCGTTTATATAAATAGAAAAAATCCCATCGCGACGGGATTTCTGTCTGCAAAGACAATATTTTTTTAGTATTTCAATTTTAATATATGCAATAGCATAGGTCAAAGTTAATTAAATTAAATTTGTTTCATAATTATAAACGCTAAATTTTAAAACATGAAAAAATATATTTTACTGCTTTTCGCTATATCACTATTAATGGGTTGTGATAAAGATGATTATCGTAGTAATAACCGCTATTTACCGAACTATAGTTTTTCGGTAGATATTAATTTGGACCTGCCATTATACAACCAGTTAAACTTTGTTTCCAGCCCGGTGGGCATATACCAGGATGGTGTCGGAATTAACGGTGTGATCGTTACAAATACAGGCGGTGGCACATTTACAGCTTTTGAAGCTTCATGCCCAAATCAGGATCTTAGTTCATGTTCTGCACTTACTATAAATGGTATCCTCGTAAGGTGCAATTGCGATCAGGTAGAGTACAATCTGTTTACGGGGCAGGCTACGAGCAAAGTGGAGTTTCCGCTTAAAGCATATAGGGTGCAACAGATAGCTTCTAACATTATAAGGGTATATAATTAATAATGCCTGTCATTCAGCTACGAACCGTAATAAATGCACCTATAGATGTGGTGTTTGATTTGTCGCGTAGTATAGACCTCCATAAAATATCAACTGCCCATACTAATGAACAAGCAATTGCCGGGAAAACTTCCGGACTTATAAGTATGGACGAAAGTGTTACCTGGAAAGCAAGGCATTTTGGCGTAACGCAATTTTTAACATCTAAAATTACCGCGTTTAAAAGTCCGCACTATTTTGTGGACGAAATGGTTTCAGGAGCTTTTAAACGTTTTAAGCACGAACATATTTTTGCGGAAGAAAATGATACAACCATAATGACTGATATTTTTGATTATACTAGCCCTTACGGTTTTTTCGGTCGGTTAGCGGATGCCCTATTTCTAAAACGCTATATGAAAAACTTGCTTAAAGAAAGAAATTGCGTTATTAAGGACTTTGCCGAAAATGAAGATAGGTATGCTAAACTCCTTTCAGTTGAAAGTCTTAAGATCTAGCAATCCAATTATCTATTTTTTCGGTTTGCTGCTCATGTAAAATATAAGCTGACCGCCATCTGTAATTTCTTTATTGATGAGATAATTACGATCCAGTACTTTTCCGTTTAATTCTATTTTAGAAACATATACATTTTTAGCCGATTGGTTTTTGGCTGTAATTGTAAACGTTTTTCCGTTTTCAAGGTTTAGTATCGCTTCCTTTACATTGGGCGATCCAAAGGCATACTGGTCGCTGCCCGGAGCTACGGGGTAAAACCCAAGCGAAGAAAAAATATACCACGCGCTCATTTGCCCGGTATCATCATTACCGCCTAATCCGTCAGGTTTTGGTTTGTACATGGCATTTAAAATCATGCGTACCCTTTGCTGTGTTTTCTCAGGATGCCCAGTCCAGTTATAAAGGTAGGCTACATGATGCGATGGTTCATTACCATGCACATAGTTGCCAATAATACCGTCGCGGGTAATGTCTTCTGTGTTTGCAAAGTATTTATCGGGTAGCGTCATCGTAAACAGCGAATCCAAATGCTGCGTGAATTGCTCTTTACCGCCATTCATTTTTACCAGCTCATCCGGAAATTGAGGAACGTATAAACTATAATTCCATGCGTTGCCTTCAATAAATCCCTGTCCGTGGGTGTCTAACGGATCGAATTCCTTTTTAAAAGTACCGTTATTAAGTTTAGGGCGCATAAAGCGGGTAGTGCTATTAAATACATTTTTGTAGTTCCCTGCCCTTGCTGTAAAAGTGTTGTAGACGTCTGTCTTATTCAGTTTTTTTGCTATTTGGGCGATACACCAATCG
This region includes:
- a CDS encoding 50S ribosomal protein L27 — translated: MAHKKGVGSSKNGRESESKRLGVKIYGGQAAIAGNIIVRQRGSKHNPGENVYMGKDHTLHAKVAGVVKFQKKGDNKSFVSIVPFEA
- a CDS encoding leucyl/phenylalanyl-tRNA--protein transferase; this encodes MYFLSRELYFPNVNQASPEGIVAIGGDLSAERLMLAYRNGIFPWFEDDEPILWWSPPERMVLFLDELKVSKSMRNIINRKQFSITFNTAFRDVIINCRDIKRDGQPGTWITDDMTEAYCRLHELGFAKSVEVWQDDELVGGLYGIDLGHIFCGESMFSKVSNASKIGFIALVQQLKLANYRLLDCQVHNNHLESLGAREIDRDDFLAILRT
- a CDS encoding flavin reductase, encoding MLTIDPKELTTPKLHGYLQSAVGPRPIALASTVDRNNIPNLSPFSFFNIFSSNPPILIFSPSRRVRDNTTKHTLMNAELTREVVINVVNYAMVEQVSLASTEYAAGVNEFEKAGFTMLPSDTVKPFRVKEAPVQFECRVNEIIALGTEGGAGNLILCEVMKIHIDESILDANGGIDQHKIDLVSRLGGNWYSRSAEGLFEVEKPLTTLGIGVDAIPAFIKKSNVFNGNDLGKLGNTETLPTDEEVSIFVKESFDMKAILSSDDEGKRFHKAKELLDNNEVAAAWKVLLAKKDF
- a CDS encoding histidine kinase, which codes for MQFTDNRNVTRWIIIAASFFIVLSILWNTYNFFTIFKQDERKKVELLAQSYMMINNTQGNFDLELPFEILRSNSTVPVIITDAKDSIITSANLPDNIENDTIRKKEYLQGLKQSDTYITLKVGKGATQTLYYGSSQLLNNLKYYPITLVIIVILFAAIVFIFYRASRMATQNRLWAGMAKETAHQIGTPLSSLLGWIEIMKADDVDETTVTEIEKDVQRLQIIAERFSKVGSEPVLEERDIVAETEKSFEYLRSRASKQVEFFFMAPNHPVNVMINPELHSWTVENLVKNAIDAMKGKGRLDVVIQENEKFIRIKVSDTGKGIPKSQFKKVFEPGFTTKRRGWGLGLSLTKRIVEEYHKGKIKVLSSEVGKGTVMQASYKKL
- a CDS encoding HIT family hydrolase translates to MSSIFTKIINGEIPAYKITEDENFLAFLDVNPNAKGHTLCIPKQEINKIFDMDEELYLGLMKFSRKVAIALEKTVPCKRVGVAVVGLEVPHTHVHLIPLNEMDEMRFINKVKLEKEEFEALAKAIADNL
- a CDS encoding transcription elongation factor GreA; translation: MSTVSYYTAEGLKKLRDELDQLKSIERPKASAAIAEARDKGDLSENAEYDAAKEAQGLLELKISKMEELVSNARLIDESQLDTSKALVLSTVKIKNQSNGMEMKYTLVAESEADLKTGKISVTSPIGKGLLGKSVGETAEIQVPNGTLKFDVLEITRD
- a CDS encoding cell division protein; amino-acid sequence: MPVIQLRTVINAPIDVVFDLSRSIDLHKISTAHTNEQAIAGKTSGLISMDESVTWKARHFGVTQFLTSKITAFKSPHYFVDEMVSGAFKRFKHEHIFAEENDTTIMTDIFDYTSPYGFFGRLADALFLKRYMKNLLKERNCVIKDFAENEDRYAKLLSVESLKI